In Mycobacterium sp. Aquia_216, a genomic segment contains:
- a CDS encoding MFS transporter, translated as MPEQTISTARRWTMLVVSLTATLCANVFINGVAFLIPMLHTRHDTGLAEGGLLAALPSFGMVVALPIWGYLLDRVGERIVLTLGLILTATAGFAAASAHSLMTMGIFLVLGGMAAASSVTACGRLVTGWFPQHQRALAMGIRQTAQPLGIGLAALVIPELAKQSLSTALLFPAGLCAVAAVIGAIGVKDPPRPRHADASDEDLANPYRGATTLWRIHAASALLMVPQPVVLTFMLVWFTMDRGLSAAWAGALVGLSQLLGALGRIAAGRWADQVGSRMRPLRILAVVTTVVMLVLALSDHLNWSLAVPVMVTAAALTGDSGLPFTTIPELAGPFWSGRALSAQNALERLMVALGPPAFGALIATAGFPVAFAVCGLFPLAALPFVPVGALPRVMADRAAVFES; from the coding sequence GTGCCGGAGCAGACGATCAGCACCGCTCGACGATGGACGATGCTCGTCGTCTCGCTCACCGCGACGTTGTGCGCCAATGTCTTCATCAATGGCGTCGCCTTCTTGATCCCCATGCTGCACACACGACACGACACCGGCCTGGCCGAGGGCGGCCTGCTGGCAGCGCTGCCGAGTTTCGGCATGGTGGTCGCCCTGCCGATCTGGGGCTACCTACTGGACCGCGTCGGGGAACGCATCGTGCTCACCCTGGGCCTGATCCTGACCGCGACAGCCGGCTTCGCCGCCGCATCGGCACATTCGCTCATGACGATGGGGATATTTCTGGTGCTCGGCGGTATGGCCGCCGCCAGTAGTGTCACCGCGTGCGGCCGGCTGGTCACCGGCTGGTTCCCGCAGCACCAGCGGGCTCTGGCGATGGGCATCCGGCAGACGGCACAGCCGCTGGGAATTGGATTGGCGGCGTTGGTGATTCCCGAGCTGGCCAAGCAGAGCTTGTCGACGGCGCTGCTCTTTCCCGCCGGACTGTGCGCCGTGGCGGCGGTGATCGGCGCCATCGGCGTCAAAGACCCACCGCGCCCGAGGCATGCGGATGCCAGCGATGAGGACCTCGCGAACCCCTACCGCGGCGCCACCACGCTGTGGCGAATCCACGCCGCTTCGGCGCTGCTGATGGTGCCTCAGCCGGTAGTCCTGACCTTCATGCTGGTCTGGTTCACGATGGACCGCGGCCTGTCGGCGGCCTGGGCGGGCGCACTGGTGGGCCTTTCTCAACTACTGGGTGCGCTGGGCCGCATCGCGGCCGGCCGCTGGGCGGATCAGGTCGGCTCGCGGATGCGGCCGCTCCGGATCCTGGCCGTCGTCACCACCGTGGTCATGCTGGTGCTGGCGCTCAGCGACCACTTGAATTGGTCACTGGCCGTGCCGGTCATGGTGACCGCGGCAGCGCTCACCGGCGATAGCGGGTTGCCGTTCACGACGATCCCCGAATTAGCCGGGCCGTTTTGGAGCGGACGCGCATTGAGCGCGCAGAACGCGCTCGAGCGGCTGATGGTTGCGCTCGGCCCCCCGGCATTCGGCGCGTTGATCGCCACCGCCGGATTTCCGGTGGCGTTCGCGGTATGCGGCTTGTTCCCGCTGGCGGCGCTGCCATTCGTACCGGTCGGCGCCCTTCCGCGGGTGATGGCCGACAGGGCCGCCGTGTTCGAATCCTGA
- a CDS encoding fumarylacetoacetate hydrolase family protein, translating to MRLGRIASPDGVSFVSIEGPLEDPSAMTAREIAEHPFGTPTFTGRSWPVADVRLLAPMLAGKVVCIGKNYSDHIAEMATFATGPAAADPIIFLKPNTAIIGPNVPIRLPANASPVHFEGELAVVIGRPCKDVAAAQAADNILGYTIANDVSARDQQQADGQWTRAKGHDTFCPVGPWVVTDLDPADIALRTEVNGQVKQDSRTSLMIHDVGAIVEWISAVMTLLPGDLILTGTPAGVGPIEDGDTVSIFIEGIGTLSNPVVRKGKS from the coding sequence ATGCGCCTTGGTCGAATCGCTAGCCCGGATGGTGTCTCCTTCGTCAGTATCGAGGGCCCGCTGGAGGATCCCAGCGCGATGACTGCCCGTGAGATCGCCGAGCACCCGTTCGGCACGCCGACGTTTACCGGTCGCTCGTGGCCGGTCGCCGACGTCCGGCTGCTGGCTCCGATGCTTGCCGGAAAGGTGGTCTGCATCGGCAAGAACTACAGCGACCACATCGCCGAGATGGCCACCTTCGCAACCGGCCCGGCCGCGGCCGATCCCATCATCTTCCTCAAGCCCAACACCGCCATCATCGGACCGAACGTACCGATTCGGTTGCCCGCCAACGCATCACCCGTGCATTTCGAAGGGGAGCTGGCCGTGGTGATCGGCCGGCCGTGCAAGGACGTGGCGGCCGCCCAGGCCGCCGACAACATCTTGGGCTACACGATCGCCAACGACGTGTCGGCTCGCGATCAGCAACAGGCCGACGGCCAATGGACTCGCGCCAAGGGGCACGACACCTTCTGCCCGGTGGGGCCGTGGGTCGTCACCGACCTCGACCCGGCCGACATCGCGCTGCGCACCGAGGTCAACGGCCAGGTCAAACAGGACAGCCGCACCTCGCTGATGATTCACGATGTCGGTGCCATCGTGGAATGGATCTCGGCGGTGATGACTTTGCTGCCGGGCGATCTCATCCTCACCGGGACGCCGGCCGGGGTCGGTCCCATCGAGGACGGCGACACCGTCTCCATTTTCATCGAGGGTATCGGCACCCTCTCCAATCCCGTGGTCCGAAAAGGAAAGTCGTGA
- the gltX gene encoding glutamate--tRNA ligase: MVRTALFNWAYARHTGGTFVFRIEDTDAERDSEESYLALLDALRWLGLDWDEGPEVGGPYGPYRQSQRGDTYREVVDKLLTAGEAYHAFSTPEEVEARHVAAGRNPKLGYDNYDRELTEAQRAEFLAEGRKPVVRLRMPDEDLAWDDLVRGTTTFAAGSVPDFALTRASGDPLYTLVNPCDDALMKITHVLRGEDLLPSTPRQLALYQALIRIGVAERVPQFAHLPTVLGEGTKKLSKRDPQSNLFAHRDRGFIPEGLLNYLALLGWAIADDHDLFSLREMVAAFDVVDVNSNPARFDQKKADALNAEHIRMLDVADFTGRLHDYFAVHGHRLGLDEAGFATAAELVQTRIVVLGDAWDLLKFLNDDEYAIDPKAAGKELGPDAAPVLDAALRALEGLADWTTAGIEDALKAALIEGLELKPRKAFGPIRVAATGTTISPPLFESLELLGRDRSLERLRAARDGAG, translated from the coding sequence ATGGTCCGCACCGCGCTGTTCAACTGGGCCTACGCTCGCCACACCGGTGGCACCTTCGTCTTTCGCATCGAGGACACCGATGCCGAGCGCGACAGCGAGGAAAGCTATCTGGCCCTGCTCGACGCGTTGCGCTGGCTCGGGCTGGATTGGGACGAGGGGCCCGAGGTCGGCGGACCCTACGGCCCGTACCGGCAGTCGCAGCGCGGCGACACCTACCGCGAAGTGGTGGACAAGTTGCTGACCGCCGGTGAGGCCTACCACGCTTTTTCGACGCCGGAGGAGGTCGAGGCCCGCCATGTGGCCGCCGGCCGCAATCCCAAATTGGGCTACGACAACTACGACCGCGAGCTGACCGAGGCGCAGCGCGCGGAGTTCCTGGCCGAAGGCCGCAAGCCCGTGGTGCGGCTACGGATGCCCGACGAAGATCTGGCGTGGGATGACCTGGTGCGCGGGACCACCACCTTCGCGGCGGGCTCGGTACCCGATTTCGCGTTGACCCGCGCAAGCGGAGATCCCTTGTATACCTTGGTCAATCCGTGTGACGACGCGCTGATGAAGATCACCCACGTGCTTCGCGGCGAGGATCTGCTGCCGTCGACGCCGCGTCAGCTGGCGTTGTACCAGGCGCTGATCCGAATCGGGGTGGCCGAGCGCGTTCCGCAATTCGCGCACCTGCCAACGGTATTGGGGGAGGGCACCAAAAAGCTGTCCAAGCGCGACCCGCAGTCTAATTTGTTCGCCCACCGCGACCGGGGCTTCATCCCCGAAGGGTTGCTGAATTACCTTGCGCTGCTGGGCTGGGCGATCGCCGACGATCACGACCTGTTCAGCCTCCGGGAGATGGTGGCCGCGTTCGACGTGGTCGACGTCAACTCCAACCCGGCCCGGTTCGATCAGAAGAAGGCCGACGCGCTCAACGCCGAACACATCCGGATGCTCGACGTCGCCGACTTCACCGGCCGGTTGCACGACTACTTCGCTGTGCACGGCCATCGCCTCGGGCTCGACGAGGCCGGATTCGCCACGGCGGCCGAGCTGGTGCAGACCCGCATCGTGGTGCTCGGCGATGCGTGGGACCTGCTGAAGTTCCTCAACGACGACGAATACGCGATCGACCCCAAGGCCGCCGGCAAGGAGCTGGGCCCGGACGCTGCCCCGGTGCTCGACGCCGCTCTGCGGGCGTTGGAGGGCCTCGCGGACTGGACGACGGCGGGCATCGAGGACGCGCTCAAGGCGGCCCTCATCGAGGGCCTCGAGCTCAAACCGCGCAAGGCGTTCGGCCCGATCCGCGTTGCCGCCACCGGAACGACGATCAGTCCGCCGCTCTTCGAATCGCTGGAGCTGCTGGGCCGGGACCGCAGCCTGGAGCGGTTGCGGGCCGCGCGCGATGGGGCCGGCTGA
- a CDS encoding pyridoxamine 5'-phosphate oxidase family protein, with translation MGTNQRASIVMTEDEIADFVVRSRTGTMATIGRDGQPHLTAMWYAVVDGEIWIETKAKSQKAVNLTRDPRVTFLIEDGDTYDTLRGVSFEGVAEIVDDPDVSHRVGVSVWERYTGPYTDDMLPFVQQMMNKRVCVRIVAQRARSWDHRKLGLPPMPVGGSTAPAVLGTGQ, from the coding sequence ATGGGAACCAATCAGCGCGCGAGCATCGTCATGACCGAGGACGAGATCGCCGACTTCGTCGTCAGAAGCCGCACCGGGACAATGGCCACCATTGGGCGCGACGGCCAGCCGCACTTGACCGCCATGTGGTACGCCGTCGTCGACGGCGAAATCTGGATCGAGACCAAAGCCAAGTCTCAGAAGGCCGTCAACCTGACCCGCGATCCGCGAGTGACCTTTCTGATCGAAGACGGCGACACCTACGACACGTTGCGCGGAGTGTCCTTCGAAGGCGTCGCGGAGATCGTCGACGATCCCGACGTCTCGCATCGCGTCGGGGTCAGTGTGTGGGAGCGCTACACCGGCCCCTACACCGACGACATGTTGCCGTTCGTCCAGCAGATGATGAACAAGCGAGTCTGCGTGCGCATCGTGGCGCAGCGCGCGCGTTCCTGGGATCACCGCAAGCTCGGATTACCGCCGATGCCGGTAGGCGGATCAACCGCCCCGGCAGTGCTGGGGACCGGCCAGTAA
- a CDS encoding IclR family transcriptional regulator, producing MRQHSGIGVLDKAVEVLHTIAESPCGLAELCDRTGFPRATTYRLAAALEVHRLLARDDEGRWQLGPALTELAAQVDDPLLAAGAAVLPHLRETTGESVQLYRREGTSRVCVAALEPSAGLRDTVPVGARLPMTAGSGAKVLLAHSDAATQQAVLPTAKFTDRTLAEVRRRGWAQSIAEREPGVASVSAPVRDGRGVVVAAISVSGPVDRIGRRPGARWAADLLSAADAMARRL from the coding sequence ATGAGACAGCATAGCGGCATCGGCGTCCTGGATAAAGCCGTGGAGGTGTTGCACACGATCGCGGAATCTCCCTGTGGGTTAGCCGAACTGTGCGACCGCACCGGTTTTCCCCGGGCGACGACCTACCGGCTGGCCGCTGCACTGGAAGTGCACCGCCTGCTGGCGCGCGACGACGAAGGGCGTTGGCAGCTGGGCCCCGCGCTGACCGAACTCGCGGCGCAGGTCGACGATCCGTTGCTGGCGGCCGGCGCGGCGGTGCTCCCGCACTTGCGTGAGACCACCGGCGAAAGCGTGCAGCTGTACCGCCGCGAGGGCACGTCGCGGGTCTGCGTGGCGGCCCTGGAACCGTCTGCGGGCCTTCGCGATACGGTTCCGGTCGGAGCGCGGTTGCCGATGACAGCGGGTTCGGGGGCCAAAGTCTTGCTGGCCCACAGCGATGCCGCCACTCAACAAGCCGTGCTGCCGACGGCCAAGTTCACCGACCGGACGCTGGCCGAAGTACGCCGGCGTGGTTGGGCGCAAAGCATTGCCGAGCGCGAGCCGGGGGTGGCGAGTGTGTCAGCGCCCGTGCGTGATGGCCGCGGCGTGGTCGTCGCCGCCATCTCGGTGTCGGGGCCCGTCGACCGGATCGGCCGGCGTCCGGGAGCGCGCTGGGCCGCCGATCTTCTATCGGCGGCCGACGCCATGGCTCGACGGCTATAG
- the leuC gene encoding 3-isopropylmalate dehydratase large subunit — protein sequence MGTEVAGGKPRTLAEKVWEDHVVVSGDGTAPDLIYIDLHLVHEVTSPQAFDGLRLAGRPVHRPDLTLATEDHNVPTVDIDKPIADPISRTQVETLRRNCAEFGVRLHPMGDIEQGIVHVVGPQLGLTQPGMTVVCGDSHTSTHGAFGALAMGIGTSEVEHVLATQTLPLRPFKTMAVNVDGELAPGVTAKDIILALIAKIGTGGGQGHVIEYRGSAIESLSMEGRMTVCNMSIEAGARAGMVAPDETTYEFLRGRAHAPTGAQWDAALQYWQQLRTDDGAVFDTEVYLDAESLTPFVTWGTNPGQGVPLGAAVPDPELMTDDDERQAAEKALAYMDLRPGMPMREIAVDTVFVGSCTNGRIEDLRVVAEVLRGRKVAPGVRMLVVPGSMRVRAQAEAEGLSEVFTAAGAEWRQAGCSMCLGMNPDQLAPGERCAATSNRNFEGRQGKGGRTHLVSPDVAAATAVRGTLSAPADLN from the coding sequence ATGGGAACCGAAGTAGCTGGGGGTAAGCCGCGCACCCTGGCCGAAAAGGTGTGGGAAGACCACGTTGTGGTCTCCGGTGACGGCACCGCGCCGGACTTGATTTACATCGACCTGCATTTGGTGCACGAGGTCACCAGCCCGCAGGCGTTCGACGGCCTGCGCCTGGCCGGGCGCCCGGTGCACCGGCCAGATCTGACGCTGGCCACCGAGGACCACAACGTGCCCACCGTCGACATCGACAAGCCGATCGCCGACCCGATATCGCGTACTCAGGTTGAGACATTGCGGCGCAACTGCGCCGAATTCGGTGTCCGGCTACATCCGATGGGTGATATCGAACAGGGCATCGTGCATGTCGTCGGACCGCAATTAGGGCTGACCCAACCGGGAATGACGGTCGTCTGTGGGGATAGTCACACTTCCACTCACGGAGCATTCGGCGCATTGGCCATGGGAATCGGTACCTCGGAGGTCGAGCATGTGCTGGCCACCCAGACTTTGCCGTTGCGGCCCTTCAAAACAATGGCGGTCAATGTCGACGGGGAATTGGCGCCCGGCGTGACGGCCAAGGACATCATCCTGGCGTTGATCGCCAAGATCGGCACGGGCGGCGGCCAGGGCCATGTCATCGAATATCGGGGCAGTGCGATCGAATCCCTGTCCATGGAAGGCCGGATGACGGTCTGCAACATGAGCATCGAAGCCGGCGCCCGCGCCGGAATGGTGGCGCCGGACGAGACCACCTACGAATTCCTGCGTGGCCGCGCGCACGCGCCGACCGGCGCCCAGTGGGACGCCGCGTTGCAGTACTGGCAGCAGCTGCGCACCGACGACGGCGCCGTTTTCGACACCGAGGTTTATCTCGATGCGGAGTCGTTGACGCCGTTCGTCACCTGGGGAACAAACCCCGGCCAGGGAGTGCCGTTGGGGGCGGCGGTGCCGGATCCCGAGTTGATGACCGACGACGACGAACGCCAGGCCGCGGAGAAAGCGTTGGCATATATGGACCTTCGGCCGGGTATGCCGATGCGTGAGATCGCGGTCGACACGGTATTCGTGGGGTCTTGTACCAACGGTCGCATCGAGGATCTGCGGGTAGTGGCCGAGGTGTTGCGCGGGCGCAAAGTGGCCCCGGGCGTGCGAATGCTGGTTGTTCCGGGCTCGATGCGGGTGCGCGCGCAGGCCGAAGCCGAAGGGCTCAGTGAGGTATTCACCGCCGCCGGTGCCGAATGGCGGCAGGCCGGCTGCTCGATGTGCCTGGGTATGAACCCCGATCAGCTCGCGCCCGGCGAGCGCTGCGCCGCGACGTCCAACCGGAACTTCGAAGGGCGGCAGGGCAAAGGCGGCCGTACGCATTTGGTATCGCCGGACGTCGCCGCGGCCACAGCGGTTCGCGGCACGCTTTCCGCTCCGGCTGACTTGAACTGA
- the leuD gene encoding 3-isopropylmalate dehydratase small subunit, whose translation MEAFHTHTGIGVPLRRSNVDTDQIIPAVYLKRVTRTGFEDGLFATWRSDPSFVLNLSPFDRGSVLVAGPDFGTGSSREHAVWALMDYGFRVVISSRFGDIFRGNAGKAGLLAAEVSQDGVELLWKLIEQSPGLEITANLQDRNIIAGTTVLPFKIDDHTAWRLLEGLDDIGLTLQKLDDIESFEAARPDWKPRTLPTP comes from the coding sequence ATGGAAGCCTTTCACACCCACACCGGGATTGGCGTGCCGCTGCGGCGCTCCAATGTCGATACCGACCAGATCATTCCTGCGGTGTATTTGAAGCGTGTCACCCGCACCGGTTTCGAGGACGGATTGTTCGCGACGTGGCGGTCGGATCCGTCATTCGTGCTCAACCTCAGTCCATTTGACCGAGGCTCGGTCTTGGTCGCCGGACCCGACTTCGGGACCGGATCGTCGCGCGAGCATGCAGTGTGGGCGCTGATGGACTACGGCTTCCGGGTGGTCATCTCGTCTCGATTCGGCGACATTTTTCGGGGCAACGCGGGCAAGGCGGGGCTGCTGGCGGCCGAAGTCAGCCAAGACGGCGTGGAACTCCTTTGGAAGCTCATCGAGCAGAGTCCGGGACTGGAAATCACTGCCAATCTTCAAGATCGAAATATCATTGCGGGAACGACGGTGCTGCCGTTCAAGATTGACGACCACACCGCGTGGCGACTGCTCGAAGGACTCGACGATATAGGCCTTACGCTGCAGAAACTCGATGACATCGAGTCTTTCGAGGCGGCCCGTCCGGACTGGAAACCGCGCACTCTACCCACCCCGTGA
- a CDS encoding HU family DNA-binding protein: protein MNKAELIDVLTQKLGSDRRQATAAVENVVDTIVRAVHKGDSVTITGFGVFEQRRRAARVARNPRTGETVKVKPTSVPAFRPGAQFKAVVAGAQRLPSEGPAVKRGVVAGAAKKVAKKAPAKKAAVKKAATKAPAKKAATKAPVKKAATKAPVKKAATKAPVKKAVKAVKKVVAKAPVRKAATKAPAKKTAAKKAPAKKAAAKRGRK, encoded by the coding sequence ATGAACAAAGCAGAGCTCATAGATGTGCTCACACAGAAATTGGGCTCGGACCGTCGGCAGGCGACCGCCGCCGTCGAGAATGTTGTCGACACCATTGTGCGTGCGGTGCACAAGGGCGACAGCGTGACCATCACCGGGTTCGGTGTGTTCGAACAACGGCGCCGCGCAGCGCGTGTCGCCCGCAACCCGCGTACCGGTGAGACGGTGAAGGTAAAGCCGACGTCCGTCCCCGCGTTCCGCCCGGGTGCTCAATTCAAAGCGGTTGTTGCTGGCGCACAGCGCCTCCCGTCGGAAGGACCGGCCGTGAAACGTGGTGTTGTTGCAGGCGCAGCCAAGAAGGTTGCCAAGAAGGCTCCCGCCAAGAAGGCTGCGGTGAAGAAGGCCGCGACCAAGGCTCCGGCCAAGAAGGCCGCGACCAAGGCTCCGGTCAAGAAGGCCGCGACCAAGGCCCCGGTCAAGAAGGCCGCGACCAAGGCTCCGGTCAAGAAAGCGGTCAAGGCCGTGAAGAAGGTCGTTGCCAAGGCGCCCGTGCGCAAGGCCGCGACCAAGGCTCCGGCCAAGAAGACTGCGGCCAAGAAGGCTCCGGCCAAGAAGGCCGCCGCCAAGCGCGGCCGCAAGTAA
- a CDS encoding NUDIX hydrolase has product MSDQNSRRSGKRLVYAAGAVLWRDRRADADDTELEIAVIHRPRYDDWSLPKGKVDPGETAPVAAVREVLEETGHHAILGRRLDKVSYPIDQGVKKVYYWAARSTGGNFEPGKEVDELIWLSVADAMKKLDYGQDRNVLREFTKQPADTHTVLVVRHGTAGRKSRFSGDDTKRPLDKRGRAQAEALVPQLMAFGATDVYAADRVRCHETVEPLAEELGVTIENESALTEESYAKSPKRGRHRILHIAEREGTPVICTQGKVIPDLITWWCERDGVHPDKSRNHKGSTWVLSLSKGRLVAADHIGGALAANVRA; this is encoded by the coding sequence GTGTCGGACCAGAACTCGCGGCGCTCAGGGAAGCGGCTCGTCTACGCGGCGGGCGCGGTGCTGTGGCGAGACCGCCGTGCCGATGCGGACGACACCGAGCTCGAGATCGCTGTCATCCACCGTCCCCGCTACGACGACTGGTCGCTGCCCAAGGGCAAAGTGGACCCGGGCGAAACGGCACCGGTGGCCGCGGTGCGCGAGGTGCTGGAGGAAACCGGACACCACGCCATCCTCGGCCGGCGGCTCGACAAGGTGAGCTATCCGATCGACCAAGGCGTCAAAAAGGTCTACTACTGGGCGGCGCGCAGCACCGGTGGCAATTTCGAACCGGGCAAAGAGGTCGACGAATTGATCTGGTTGTCCGTCGCCGACGCAATGAAGAAGCTCGACTACGGACAAGACCGAAATGTGTTGCGGGAGTTCACAAAACAACCAGCAGACACGCACACCGTGTTGGTAGTCCGGCACGGCACCGCGGGCCGCAAATCCCGGTTCTCCGGAGATGACACCAAGCGACCGCTCGACAAGCGAGGCCGCGCTCAGGCTGAGGCCTTGGTCCCGCAGCTGATGGCGTTCGGCGCCACCGACGTGTATGCGGCCGATCGGGTGCGCTGCCACGAGACGGTTGAGCCGCTCGCCGAGGAGCTGGGTGTGACGATCGAGAACGAGTCCGCGCTCACCGAGGAGTCGTACGCCAAGAGTCCCAAACGCGGCCGGCACCGGATACTGCATATCGCCGAGCGCGAGGGCACACCGGTGATCTGTACGCAGGGCAAGGTGATTCCCGATCTGATCACATGGTGGTGCGAACGCGACGGGGTACACCCGGATAAGTCGCGCAATCACAAAGGCAGTACGTGGGTGCTGTCGCTATCCAAGGGCCGACTGGTGGCGGCCGATCACATCGGCGGCGCGCTGGCCGCCAACGTCCGGGCCTGA
- a CDS encoding RNA degradosome polyphosphate kinase, which produces MMSNDSFVTEIEAEARLDETVWQPGDSAVGAPPATTPAAIDDALPEDRYLNRELSWLDFNARVLALAADTSLPLLERAKFLAIFASNLDEFYMVRVAGLKRRDEMGLSVRSADGLTPREQLARIGEQTQRIATRHAREFLDAVRPALAHEGIYIVTWADLDQAERDQLSTYFNEQVFPVLTPLAVDPAHPFPFVSGLSLNLAVTVKDDGGQHFARVKVPDNVDRFVELGGGTDADGNDGPAVVRYLPMESLIAAFLPALFPGMEIVEHHAFRITRNADYEVEEDRDEDLLQALERELARRRFGSPVRLEIADDMTESMLELLLRELDVNPGDVIEVPGLLDLSSLWQIYGVDRPALKDRTFVPATSPAFADRETPRSIFSTLREGDVLLHHPYESFSTSVQRFIEQAAADPNVLAIKQTLYRTSGDSPIVRALIQAAEAGKQVVAMVEIKARFDEQANIRWARTLEQAGVHVVYGYVGLKTHCKTCLVVRREGSTIRRYCHIGTGNYNGKTARLYEDVGLLTASPDIGADLTDLFNSLTGYSRKVSYRNLLVAPHSIRTGIIERVEREIAAHREHGGGRIRVKMNALVDEQVIDALYRASRAGVRVEVVVRGICALRPGTEGFSENIAVRSILGRFLEHSRIMHFSRINEFWIGSADMMHRNLDRRVEALVQVKDPKLTTYLNELFESAMDPSTRCWELESDGQWIASPREGHSVRDHQESLMERHRGA; this is translated from the coding sequence GTGATGAGCAATGATTCCTTCGTGACCGAAATCGAAGCTGAAGCACGGCTTGACGAAACTGTGTGGCAACCCGGCGACAGCGCGGTGGGGGCGCCCCCCGCTACGACCCCCGCCGCGATCGACGATGCGCTACCGGAGGACCGATACCTCAACCGGGAACTGAGCTGGCTGGATTTCAACGCGCGCGTGCTCGCATTGGCCGCCGACACCTCGCTACCGTTGTTGGAGCGCGCCAAGTTCCTGGCGATCTTCGCGTCGAACCTCGACGAGTTCTACATGGTCCGGGTGGCCGGCCTCAAGCGCCGCGACGAGATGGGGCTGTCCGTCCGCTCGGCCGACGGCCTGACGCCTCGTGAGCAGCTGGCCCGCATCGGCGAACAGACGCAGCGGATCGCAACCCGGCACGCGCGCGAATTCCTCGATGCGGTGCGACCGGCGCTCGCGCACGAAGGCATCTATATCGTCACGTGGGCCGATTTGGATCAGGCCGAGCGAGACCAACTGTCGACCTACTTCAACGAGCAGGTCTTCCCGGTTCTGACCCCGCTCGCCGTCGACCCGGCGCACCCATTCCCATTCGTGAGCGGGCTGAGCCTCAACCTGGCCGTCACGGTCAAGGACGACGGCGGCCAGCACTTCGCTCGAGTCAAGGTGCCCGACAACGTCGATCGCTTCGTCGAACTCGGCGGCGGTACCGACGCCGACGGCAACGACGGGCCAGCCGTCGTCCGCTACCTGCCGATGGAATCGCTGATCGCGGCCTTCCTCCCGGCCCTTTTCCCGGGGATGGAAATCGTCGAGCATCACGCGTTCCGCATCACCCGGAATGCCGACTACGAGGTTGAAGAGGACCGCGACGAAGACCTGCTGCAGGCGCTCGAACGGGAATTGGCGCGCCGGCGGTTCGGTTCACCGGTGCGACTCGAGATCGCCGATGACATGACCGAGAGCATGCTCGAGCTGCTGCTGCGCGAACTCGACGTGAATCCCGGTGACGTCATCGAAGTCCCGGGGCTGCTCGACCTCTCGTCGTTGTGGCAGATCTACGGCGTCGACCGGCCGGCACTCAAGGACCGGACATTCGTTCCGGCCACCAGTCCCGCCTTCGCCGATCGCGAAACGCCGCGCAGCATTTTCTCGACGCTGCGCGAAGGCGATGTGCTGCTTCATCATCCGTATGAGTCGTTCTCCACGAGCGTGCAGCGATTCATCGAACAGGCCGCAGCCGACCCGAACGTGTTGGCAATCAAGCAGACGCTGTACCGCACCTCCGGTGACTCACCGATCGTTCGGGCCCTCATCCAAGCGGCCGAGGCCGGAAAGCAAGTCGTGGCAATGGTGGAGATCAAGGCACGCTTCGACGAGCAGGCGAACATCCGCTGGGCTCGCACGCTTGAGCAAGCGGGCGTGCACGTCGTCTACGGGTACGTCGGACTCAAGACGCACTGCAAGACCTGCCTGGTGGTGCGCCGCGAAGGTTCAACCATCCGGCGCTACTGCCACATCGGGACCGGCAACTACAACGGGAAGACGGCGCGACTGTACGAGGACGTCGGTCTGCTCACGGCCTCCCCCGACATCGGCGCCGACCTGACCGACCTGTTCAATTCGCTGACCGGCTACTCGCGCAAGGTCTCCTACCGCAACCTCTTGGTTGCCCCGCACAGCATTCGCACCGGGATCATCGAACGCGTCGAGCGCGAGATTGCGGCCCACCGCGAACATGGTGGTGGCCGGATCCGGGTGAAGATGAACGCTCTGGTCGACGAGCAGGTCATCGACGCGCTGTATCGCGCGTCGCGGGCCGGCGTGCGGGTCGAGGTGGTGGTGCGCGGCATCTGCGCGCTACGCCCTGGCACCGAAGGCTTCTCGGAGAACATTGCGGTCCGTTCGATCCTCGGCCGATTCCTGGAGCACTCGCGGATCATGCATTTCAGTCGCATCAACGAGTTCTGGATCGGCAGCGCCGACATGATGCACCGCAACCTCGACCGGCGCGTCGAGGCGCTGGTTCAGGTCAAGGATCCCAAGCTGACCACGTATCTGAACGAGTTGTTCGAGTCCGCGATGGACCCGTCCACCCGGTGCTGGGAGCTCGAATCCGACGGGCAGTGGATCGCGTCGCCACGGGAAGGTCACTCGGTGCGCGATCACCAGGAGTCATTGATGGAGCGCCACCGCGGCGCCTAA